The following proteins come from a genomic window of Maniola jurtina chromosome 15, ilManJurt1.1, whole genome shotgun sequence:
- the LOC123872608 gene encoding piggyBac transposable element-derived protein 4-like, with translation MSKKQGYTDEELRRILEESDYEQNDQSNSSDEQENEAEENSDVPDFDNDDSVADPDFFPSDLSSERLDINQLANSHILHPNQTHSPSQSMPTEQLFDSDIFEGTATSHPSTSRNFFDDNSNDPSHQFQTTVPPSSDSDDDSDTERNTGPRTGIRPTTERGMKEHDEQEEWSYEIHPLDRQIFSSAGDLIHIENIPETADVFTIFSILVDDNVFDLMIEQTNIYAEQLITTNSGGRLRRWKPVNREEMKKFLGIYLLTGIIKFPTLECYWKKDPIFYHPLMHNIKMSYNRFTAILRCWHFVDNTAERDVNDRLYKVKPVIDIVMRNCRKLLSPKDCIVVDESMVPFQGRLLIRQYNPNKTHKYGLKIYKATTDDGYVWKYKVYTGQDPQIANLDKPGSVVVELCEELLDQGRMIIADNWYTSLPLAQYLLQRKTDLCGTLRKNRKNLPLLVKNKKLKRGELIAAQKNNVTILKWKDKRDVLMISTCHADEQTMCTGRNQRLKPNMILEYNDRKKGIDLSDELASYYSPIRKTLTCVSKKYM, from the coding sequence ATGAGTAAAAAACAAGGGTATACGGACGAAGAATTGAGAAGAATATTAGAAGAAAGTGACTACGAACAAAATGATCAGTCAAATTCATCGGATGAACAAGAAAATGAAGCCGAAGAGAATAGTGATGTACCTGATTTTGACAATGACGATAGTGTGGCAGATCCCGATTTTTTCCCTAGTGATTTATCATCAGAGCGTCTAGATATAAATCAGCTTGCTAATTCACACATTCTCCATCCCAATCAAACACATTCTCCATCCCAATCAATGCCGACTGAACAACTTTTTGATAGCGATATTTTTGAAGGTACGGCGACATCGCATCCATCCACGTCTCGCAATTTTTTTGACGACAACTCTAATGACCCTTCTCATCAATTTCAAACCACCGTACCACCTAGTTCCGATTCTGACGACGACAGTGACACTGAAAGAAATACAGGCCCAAGAACTGGCATAAGACCAACTACAGAGCGTGGCATGAAAGAACATGATGAGCAAGAAGAATGGAGTTATGAGATTCACCCATTAGATCGGCAAATTTTTAGTAGCGCAGGAGACTTGATACATATTGAAAACATTCCAGAAACTGCAGATGTGTTTACAATATTTTCTATTCTAGTTGATGACAATGTTTTTGACTTGATGATAGAACAGACCAATATATACGCTGAACAACTTATCACTACTAATTCTGGTGGTCGTTTGCGTCGTTGGAAACCAGTAAACAGGGAagaaatgaaaaagtttttgGGTATTTACTTGCTGACTGGTATAATCAAATTCCCTACATTAGAATGCTACTGGAAAAAGGACCCTATTTTTTATCATCCGCTAATGCACAATATAAAAATGTCCTACAATCGTTTTACTGCAATATTGCGTTGCTGGCACTTTGTTGACAATACAGCTGAAAGAGATGTCAATGATCGTTTGTATAAAGTCAAACCAGTTATAGACATTGTGATGAGAAACTGTAGAAAACTTCTTTCGCCAAAAGACTGCATTGTTGTGGATGAGTCAATGGTTCCCTTCCAAGGCCGACTCCTTATTCGTCAGTATAATCCAAATAAAACTCACAAGTACGGACTCAAGATTTACAAGGCTACAACTGATGATGGATATGTTTGGAAATATAAAGTTTATACCGGCCAGGATCCTCAAATTGCGAATCTCGATAAACCTGGAAGCGTTGTTGTTGAGCTTTGCGAAGAGCTTTTAGACCAGGGGAGAATGATTATAGCAGATAATTGGTACACCAGTTTACCATTAGCTCAATACTTGCTACAACGCAAAACTGACCTTTGTGGGACTTTGAGAAAAAATCGCAAAAACCTACCTTTATTGGTGAAAAACAAGAAACTGAAGAGGGGAGAGCTAATTGCtgcacaaaaaaataatgtaacgATTCTAAAATGGAAGGACAAGAGGGATGTCCTTATGATATCTACTTGTCACGCAGACGAACAAACGATGTGTACAGGCCGAAACCAGCGTCTGAAGCCCAATATGATACTGGAATACAATGATCGAAAGAAAGGTATCGATCTTTCTGACGAGTT